A genomic region of Rhodococcus sp. B50 contains the following coding sequences:
- the pyk gene encoding pyruvate kinase encodes MPLAQQSFRNRTAPDRISEDTTQPAPAPESPTPTLRCGRRTKIVCTLGPATATGDRIRELVDCGMDIARLNFSHGEHSDHEKNYLRVRDASERTGRAVGILADLQGPKIRLGRFAEGSTVWSEGDLVRITVDECEGTHDRVSTTYKQLAEDAEPGDRLLVDDGKIALVVTGVEGNDVVCRVTEGGPVSNNKGVSLPGMNVSVPALSGKDIADLEFALRLGVDLIALSFVRSAADIELVHAVMDRVGRRVPVIAKLEKPEAIDDLEAIVLAFDAVMVARGDLGVELPLEQVPLAQKRAIQIARENAKPVIVATQMLESMIENSRPTRAEASDVANAVLDGADAVMLSGETSVGKHVMEAVRTMGRIISAVEEKSTHVPPLTHLPRTKGGVLSYAARDIGERLGAAALVAFTQSGDTVRRLARLHTPLPLLAFTPIPAVRAQLALTWGTETFLVDPVESTDQMIHQVDHALLGLGRYQQGDLVVIVAGSPPGTVGSTNLIHVHRIGDEDHR; translated from the coding sequence ATGCCACTGGCGCAGCAATCTTTTCGGAACAGGACCGCACCCGACCGCATCAGCGAGGACACGACGCAGCCGGCACCGGCGCCAGAGTCGCCGACACCGACCCTCCGCTGTGGACGCCGCACGAAGATCGTGTGCACCCTCGGACCCGCAACAGCCACGGGCGACCGCATACGCGAACTCGTCGACTGCGGAATGGACATCGCACGGCTCAACTTCAGCCACGGCGAACATTCCGATCATGAGAAGAACTACCTCCGGGTGCGGGACGCATCCGAACGCACCGGCCGGGCCGTGGGTATTCTCGCCGACCTTCAGGGCCCGAAGATCAGGTTGGGACGTTTCGCCGAAGGCAGCACCGTCTGGTCGGAAGGCGATCTCGTGCGGATCACCGTCGACGAGTGCGAGGGCACCCACGACCGGGTGTCCACCACCTACAAGCAACTGGCCGAAGACGCCGAACCCGGTGACCGGTTGCTCGTCGACGACGGCAAGATCGCATTGGTCGTCACCGGCGTCGAGGGCAACGACGTCGTGTGCCGGGTCACCGAGGGCGGACCTGTCAGCAACAACAAGGGTGTGTCCCTGCCGGGGATGAACGTGTCGGTTCCGGCCCTCTCGGGCAAGGACATCGCCGATCTCGAGTTCGCACTGCGTCTCGGCGTCGACCTCATCGCGCTGTCGTTCGTGCGATCGGCGGCAGACATCGAACTCGTCCACGCCGTGATGGATCGGGTCGGCCGCAGGGTCCCGGTGATCGCGAAGCTCGAGAAGCCGGAGGCGATCGACGACCTCGAGGCCATCGTGCTGGCGTTCGACGCCGTGATGGTCGCCCGCGGCGACCTGGGTGTCGAGCTTCCTCTCGAACAGGTGCCGCTCGCGCAGAAGCGGGCCATCCAGATCGCCCGCGAGAATGCGAAGCCGGTCATCGTCGCGACGCAGATGCTCGAGTCGATGATCGAGAACTCGCGGCCCACCCGCGCCGAGGCATCCGACGTGGCCAACGCCGTCCTCGACGGCGCCGACGCCGTCATGCTGTCGGGCGAAACGTCCGTCGGGAAGCACGTGATGGAGGCGGTCCGTACCATGGGCCGCATCATCAGCGCGGTGGAGGAAAAATCCACGCACGTTCCACCGCTGACGCACCTTCCCCGCACGAAGGGCGGAGTGCTGTCCTATGCAGCGCGCGACATCGGGGAACGACTGGGCGCGGCGGCGCTCGTCGCGTTCACTCAATCCGGGGACACGGTGCGGCGGCTGGCGCGACTGCACACTCCGCTGCCGTTGCTGGCGTTCACCCCGATCCCGGCGGTGCGCGCGCAGCTCGCACTGACGTGGGGCACTGAGACGTTCCTCGTCGACCCCGTGGAGTCGACCGATCAGATGATCCACCAGGTCGACCACGCGCTCCTCGGCCTGGGCAGGTACCAGCAGGGCGATCTCGTCGTCATTGTCGCGGGGTCGCCTCCGGGCACCGTCGGCTCGACCAACCTGATCCACGTCCACAGGATCGGCGACGAAGACCACCGCTGA